From Micromonospora echinospora, one genomic window encodes:
- a CDS encoding MupA/Atu3671 family FMN-dependent luciferase-like monooxygenase — translation MSERPSVADLNRRLAALSPERRAALEQAMRARAVSLPPELAAPTTRAAAQPGRRRRPTSRMAFSLFFFSGDGSTQDGEKYRLLLDCARFADDRGFAAVWVPERHFVDFGGLYPNPSLLAAALAVTTRRVQLRAGSVVLPLHHPVRVAEEWAVVDNLSGGRAAISAASGWHPDDFVLAPGGPDGFPRRKDAMFEAIETVQRLWAGETIDVSRPDGSVRAVRTLPRPLQPKLPVWVSAAGSVETFERAGAIGANILTGVIGHRLVELGEKITAYRAARAAGGHDPDAGTVTTMVHTFLGTSDEEVRGLVREPLIDYLGTFLRQHQGIEGGFGALDDDARAAMLDATFERYFQSLALLGTPDKCEALVEDLVDVGVDEIACLVDFGLPPDTVRDGLHHLADLRNRYQSSEGPTDD, via the coding sequence ATGTCTGAGCGTCCCTCGGTGGCGGACCTGAACCGGCGGCTCGCCGCCCTCTCGCCGGAACGTCGGGCGGCCCTGGAGCAGGCGATGCGGGCCCGTGCCGTCAGCCTGCCGCCCGAGCTGGCCGCGCCGACGACCCGCGCCGCAGCCCAACCGGGCCGGCGGCGACGCCCGACCAGCCGGATGGCGTTCAGCCTGTTCTTCTTCTCCGGGGACGGCTCCACGCAGGACGGGGAGAAGTACCGGCTCCTGCTGGACTGCGCCCGGTTCGCCGACGATCGGGGCTTCGCCGCGGTCTGGGTGCCCGAGCGGCACTTCGTCGACTTCGGTGGCCTGTACCCGAACCCGTCGCTGCTGGCGGCGGCGCTGGCGGTGACCACCCGACGGGTGCAGCTGCGGGCCGGCAGCGTCGTCCTGCCGCTGCACCACCCGGTGCGGGTCGCCGAGGAGTGGGCGGTGGTGGACAACCTCTCCGGTGGGCGGGCGGCCATCTCGGCGGCCTCCGGCTGGCATCCGGACGACTTCGTCCTCGCGCCGGGCGGGCCGGACGGGTTCCCCCGGCGCAAGGACGCCATGTTCGAGGCGATCGAGACCGTCCAGCGGCTCTGGGCCGGGGAGACGATCGACGTGTCCCGTCCCGACGGCAGCGTCCGGGCGGTCCGTACGCTGCCCCGGCCGTTGCAGCCGAAACTCCCCGTGTGGGTGTCGGCGGCCGGCTCGGTGGAGACGTTCGAGCGGGCCGGCGCGATCGGGGCGAACATCCTGACCGGCGTGATCGGGCACCGGCTCGTCGAGCTCGGCGAGAAGATCACCGCGTACCGGGCGGCCCGGGCGGCGGGCGGGCACGACCCGGACGCGGGCACGGTCACCACGATGGTGCACACCTTCCTCGGCACCAGCGACGAGGAGGTCCGTGGGCTGGTCCGGGAGCCGTTGATCGACTACCTCGGCACGTTCCTGCGGCAGCACCAGGGCATCGAGGGCGGGTTCGGCGCGCTCGACGACGACGCCCGCGCGGCGATGCTCGACGCCACCTTCGAACGCTACTTCCAGTCGCTGGCGCTGCTCGGCACGCCCGACAAGTGCGAGGCCCTGGTGGAGGACCTGGTCGACGTCGGCGTCGACGAGATCGCCTGCCTGGTCGACTTCGGCCTGCCGCCCGACACCGTGCGCGACGGTCTGCACCACCTCGCCGACCTGCGCAACCGTTACCAGAGTTCGGAGGGACCCACGGATGACTGA
- a CDS encoding condensation domain-containing protein, with protein MTDLSARLERLTPAQRALLDRRLADRQAMVGVGAIPRRARRDRARLTDAQERVWLHRQRLPDDPAHNVPSAWRLRGRLDLDALTRAVYAVMARHEVLRSTYELDGDQPVQVVHPHLPFTIPVIDLRDLPADQREERMWQEARAEGNRPFDLGVGPLLRMLLIRLADDEQVLVRIFDHMIWDRASMGIFGQEVAGFYRAYVEGGTYDPPPLPIQYGDYAEWQPQWIEREVRVRHLPYWRRQLADVPPARELPTDHPERRGATNRSGQRYFRLSPELTEELRRFAHEERTTLNVVLLAVWKFLLHRLTGAEDVVVGTNSSTRRRAETEPLMGLFLTMLPLRTTVRSELTFRELVAATRRTMTGALDHHDIPIGVILDELNVGRGVGLGALYRAAFIMVDFRHEAPLTMAGLELEPLMLEKQTVTIDLSIGYFDEADQDHVYGMIEYNADLFDAATIERMWQQLDLLLHGAVATPDRPMAELPTPPGDGDR; from the coding sequence ATGACTGACCTGTCGGCCCGGCTGGAGCGGCTCACCCCCGCGCAGCGGGCCCTGCTGGACCGTCGGCTCGCCGACCGGCAGGCCATGGTGGGCGTGGGGGCCATCCCCCGTCGGGCGCGGCGGGACCGGGCCCGGCTGACCGACGCGCAGGAGCGGGTCTGGCTGCACCGCCAGCGCCTGCCGGACGACCCGGCGCACAACGTGCCCTCGGCGTGGCGGCTGCGCGGCCGGCTGGACCTCGACGCCCTCACCCGCGCGGTGTACGCCGTGATGGCCCGGCACGAGGTGCTGCGGAGCACGTACGAACTCGACGGCGACCAGCCGGTGCAGGTGGTCCATCCGCACCTGCCGTTCACCATCCCGGTGATCGACCTGCGTGACCTGCCCGCCGACCAGCGGGAGGAGCGGATGTGGCAGGAGGCGCGCGCCGAGGGCAACCGTCCGTTCGACCTGGGCGTCGGTCCGCTGCTGCGGATGCTGCTGATCCGGCTCGCCGACGACGAGCAGGTGCTGGTCCGCATCTTCGACCACATGATCTGGGACCGGGCGTCGATGGGCATCTTCGGGCAGGAGGTGGCCGGCTTCTACCGCGCCTACGTCGAGGGTGGGACGTACGACCCGCCGCCGCTGCCCATCCAGTACGGCGACTACGCCGAGTGGCAGCCGCAGTGGATCGAGCGGGAGGTCCGGGTCCGGCACCTGCCGTACTGGCGGCGTCAGTTGGCGGACGTGCCACCGGCGCGGGAACTGCCGACCGACCACCCCGAGCGGCGGGGCGCCACCAACCGGTCCGGGCAGCGCTACTTCCGCCTGTCGCCGGAGCTGACCGAGGAGCTGCGCCGGTTCGCCCACGAGGAGCGGACCACGCTGAACGTGGTGCTCCTCGCGGTGTGGAAGTTCCTCCTGCACCGGCTCACCGGCGCGGAGGACGTGGTGGTGGGCACCAACTCGTCCACCCGTCGGCGGGCGGAGACCGAGCCGCTGATGGGGCTCTTCCTGACGATGCTGCCGCTGCGGACCACCGTCCGGTCGGAGCTGACGTTCCGGGAGCTGGTGGCGGCCACGCGCCGGACGATGACCGGCGCCCTCGACCACCACGACATCCCGATCGGCGTGATCCTCGACGAGCTGAACGTCGGCCGGGGCGTGGGGCTCGGCGCCCTCTACCGGGCGGCCTTCATCATGGTCGATTTCCGGCACGAGGCCCCTCTGACGATGGCGGGCCTCGAACTGGAGCCGCTGATGCTGGAGAAGCAGACCGTCACCATCGACCTGAGCATCGGCTACTTCGACGAGGCCGACCAGGACCACGTCTACGGCATGATCGAGTACAACGCCGACCTCTTCGACGCCGCCACCATCGAGCGGATGTGGCAGCAGTTGGACCTGCTGCTCCACGGGGCGGTCGCGACGCCCGACCGACCGATGGCGGAGCTGCCGACGCCGCCCGGGGACGGGGACCGGTGA
- a CDS encoding non-ribosomal peptide synthetase, with the protein MTGGDSAPGGGTQTTPPGRVASTGPGLLARVAAHADRTPRALAVRDASGCLNYGDLATRAGAVAGLLRERGVAAESPVGVCLPRSPELVAALLGVLWAGAVAVPLDPAAARMRLRLQAADAELVTVLATATTAECVASVGVPVTLVDAASAPATVPPPDWCAERAAVVVHSAGVEEEPRPVVVTHGNLAGLVEWLVDGWPADTFDAVRVDAPLDGHVALCQLLAPLAVGGTVLVDGPPHGGDAAGRPGGGGDDAPGGRGDDAPGVGGGGAPSVRIGPPAPGGEAVALLLTGGPLTAVPAATACWSAWSAAEVGGPALAAACVGDDARALGEPRPDTTVHVLDEALRPVPVGAVGRLHLGGGAVTRGYHGQPSLTAERYLPDPFTATPGRRMVATDDLVRRDADGVLRWVGRVDECPRRDGEPTPPVEAQAALRRHPGVADAAVVCSPAGDLVAAAVPVPGAGTTVDGLRSHLAGLLPARLRPDRVALLDALPLLPSGKVNRRALLGAVTRAERAPAAQVERTSDRAEPVLAAERTVAQAWATVLGRPVEADRNFFDAGGDSLLMIRLSGVLRRAFDRDVDVVDLFRLPTIRDMAAHLAPPAAVANGSTPAGPTAAERQARARQEARRQVGRARGAGRDA; encoded by the coding sequence GTGACCGGCGGCGACAGCGCCCCCGGCGGCGGGACTCAGACGACGCCTCCGGGCCGGGTCGCGTCGACCGGACCGGGCCTGCTCGCCCGTGTCGCGGCCCACGCCGACCGTACGCCGCGCGCCCTGGCGGTCCGCGACGCCTCCGGGTGCCTGAACTACGGCGACCTGGCCACCCGGGCCGGGGCGGTCGCCGGGTTGCTGCGGGAGCGTGGGGTGGCCGCCGAGTCACCGGTGGGCGTCTGCCTGCCCCGCTCGCCCGAGCTGGTGGCGGCGCTGCTCGGGGTGCTGTGGGCGGGCGCGGTGGCGGTGCCGCTGGACCCGGCGGCGGCACGGATGCGGTTGCGTCTCCAGGCCGCGGACGCGGAGCTGGTGACGGTGCTGGCGACGGCGACGACGGCCGAGTGCGTGGCGTCGGTCGGCGTGCCCGTGACCCTGGTCGACGCGGCGTCGGCTCCGGCCACCGTCCCGCCTCCCGACTGGTGCGCGGAGCGCGCCGCGGTGGTCGTGCACTCCGCCGGGGTGGAGGAGGAGCCGAGACCGGTGGTGGTGACCCACGGCAACCTCGCCGGCCTGGTGGAGTGGCTGGTGGACGGCTGGCCGGCGGACACCTTCGACGCGGTGCGGGTCGACGCGCCGCTGGACGGGCACGTCGCCCTCTGCCAGCTCCTCGCGCCGCTGGCCGTCGGGGGAACGGTGCTGGTGGACGGCCCACCCCACGGTGGCGACGCCGCCGGCCGCCCCGGTGGTGGCGGAGACGACGCCCCCGGTGGTCGCGGAGACGACGCGCCCGGCGTCGGCGGAGGGGGTGCCCCCAGCGTCCGGATCGGGCCGCCCGCCCCGGGCGGGGAGGCGGTCGCGCTGCTGCTCACCGGCGGGCCGCTCACCGCCGTGCCGGCCGCGACGGCCTGCTGGTCGGCGTGGAGCGCGGCCGAGGTGGGCGGGCCGGCGCTGGCCGCCGCGTGCGTCGGAGACGATGCCCGGGCGCTCGGCGAGCCCCGCCCGGACACCACCGTCCACGTGCTGGACGAGGCGCTGCGGCCGGTGCCGGTGGGCGCGGTCGGTCGCCTGCACCTGGGCGGCGGGGCGGTGACCCGGGGATACCACGGGCAGCCGTCTTTGACGGCGGAGCGCTACCTGCCCGACCCGTTCACCGCCACGCCCGGCCGGCGGATGGTCGCCACCGACGACCTGGTCCGCCGCGACGCCGACGGCGTGCTGCGGTGGGTGGGCCGGGTCGACGAGTGTCCCCGGCGGGACGGGGAGCCGACCCCACCGGTCGAGGCCCAGGCCGCATTGCGCCGGCACCCGGGGGTCGCCGACGCCGCCGTGGTCTGCTCCCCCGCCGGGGACCTGGTCGCGGCGGCGGTGCCCGTCCCGGGTGCCGGGACCACGGTCGACGGGTTGCGGTCCCACCTGGCCGGGCTGCTTCCGGCGCGGCTGCGGCCGGACCGGGTGGCCCTGCTGGACGCGCTGCCGCTGCTGCCGTCCGGCAAGGTCAACCGGCGGGCCCTGCTCGGCGCCGTCACCCGGGCGGAACGCGCGCCGGCGGCGCAGGTGGAGCGGACGTCCGATCGGGCCGAGCCGGTGCTGGCGGCGGAACGGACGGTGGCCCAGGCCTGGGCGACGGTGCTGGGACGGCCGGTCGAGGCCGACCGCAACTTCTTCGACGCGGGCGGGGACTCCCTCCTGATGATCAGGTTGAGTGGCGTGCTCCGCCGGGCGTTCGACCGGGACGTCGACGTGGTGGACCTCTTCCGTCTGCCGACCATCCGGGACATGGCCGCCCACCTGGCCCCGCCGGCCGCCGTGGCGAACGGATCCACGCCGGCCGGGCCGACGGCGGCCGAGCGGCAGGCGCGTGCCCGGCAGGAGGCCCGCCGTCAGGTGGGACGGGCGCGTGGGGCCGGACGGGACGCGTGA
- a CDS encoding S1 family peptidase, with product MRRSPFPVLLAAVLLLAAPAAAHARPAAPDAVEPARAAEVLAEVRTAGTAWGLDPATGRMTLTVDDTVGAVEVAALRATAARAGAVLRHEPGRLTTLIAGGEAVYAAGGGRCSLGANVRSGTTWYFVTAGHCTATGATWYANGGQTTVLGSRTGSSFPGNDYGIVRYTNTSIPHPSAVYTYPGLLPINGVASAYVGQRVCRTGSTTGVRCGTVLALNQTVNYAQGSVSGLIRTNVCAEPGDSGGPLYDPATGRILGILSGGSGNCTSGGTTYYQPIMEILAAYGVTLP from the coding sequence ATGCGTCGTTCCCCGTTCCCCGTCCTCCTCGCGGCGGTGCTGCTCCTCGCCGCGCCGGCGGCCGCCCACGCCCGACCCGCCGCCCCCGACGCCGTCGAACCGGCCCGGGCGGCGGAGGTCCTGGCCGAGGTGCGCACCGCCGGCACGGCCTGGGGCCTCGACCCGGCCACCGGGCGGATGACCCTCACCGTCGACGACACCGTCGGCGCCGTGGAGGTGGCCGCGTTGCGCGCGACCGCCGCCCGGGCCGGTGCCGTGCTGCGCCACGAGCCGGGTCGGTTGACCACCCTGATCGCCGGTGGCGAGGCCGTCTACGCCGCAGGCGGCGGGCGCTGCTCGCTCGGCGCGAACGTCCGCAGTGGCACCACCTGGTACTTCGTCACCGCCGGACACTGCACCGCCACCGGCGCCACGTGGTACGCCAACGGCGGCCAGACCACGGTGCTGGGCAGCCGTACCGGCAGCAGCTTCCCGGGCAACGACTACGGCATCGTCCGGTACACCAACACCTCGATCCCGCACCCGAGCGCGGTCTACACCTACCCCGGCCTGCTTCCGATCAACGGCGTCGCCAGCGCCTACGTCGGTCAGCGGGTCTGCCGCACCGGTTCCACCACCGGGGTCCGGTGCGGCACCGTGCTCGCCCTGAACCAGACGGTGAACTACGCCCAGGGCTCGGTGTCCGGTCTGATCCGGACCAACGTCTGCGCCGAACCGGGCGACAGTGGTGGTCCGCTCTACGACCCGGCCACCGGGCGGATCCTCGGCATCCTCTCCGGGGGCAGCGGCAACTGCACCTCCGGCGGCACGACCTACTACCAGCCGATCATGGAGATCCTCGCCGCGTACGGCGTGACCCTGCCCTGA
- a CDS encoding epoxide hydrolase family protein, translating into MSTAHDVRPFRISVAQEQLDDLRRRLAQVHWPVEPTGVGWSYGVPVDYLRRLVDHWRTGYDWRAVETRLNALPQFTTAILGQPVHFLHVRSPEPTALPLVLSHGWPGSFVEFLDVLGPLVDPRAHGADPADAFHLVVPSLPGFAFSGLSGRVGDGGTEHHAEVVAALLDRLGYRRYGVQGGDAGGFVSAQLGRIAPDRVVGVHLNGPFFFPSWDDDPGEQATWSATDRERLAVLTDPGGERFGYAAMQSTRPQTLAYGMHDSPVALLAWIVDLFQQFTDPSRALPEDAVDRDTLLTNVTLYWLTGTFASSVRLYRESAQWGAQPPNSGVPTGCAVFPGDLTVRALAERQHTIVHWSEFDRGGHFAALEAPDLFVADVRAFFRPLR; encoded by the coding sequence ATGAGCACCGCACACGACGTCCGACCATTCCGCATCTCCGTCGCCCAGGAGCAGCTCGACGACCTCCGTCGACGGCTGGCCCAGGTCCACTGGCCCGTCGAGCCGACCGGCGTCGGCTGGTCCTACGGGGTGCCCGTGGACTACCTCCGGCGGCTCGTCGACCACTGGCGCACCGGCTACGACTGGCGTGCGGTGGAGACCCGCCTCAACGCCCTGCCGCAGTTCACCACCGCGATCCTCGGGCAGCCGGTGCACTTCCTGCACGTCCGTTCGCCCGAGCCGACGGCGCTGCCACTGGTGCTGTCGCACGGCTGGCCGGGGTCGTTCGTCGAGTTCCTCGACGTGCTCGGCCCGCTGGTCGATCCACGCGCCCACGGCGCCGACCCCGCCGACGCGTTCCATCTGGTCGTCCCGTCGCTGCCCGGGTTCGCCTTCTCCGGGCTGTCCGGCCGGGTGGGCGACGGCGGCACCGAGCACCACGCGGAGGTGGTGGCCGCGCTGCTGGACCGGCTCGGCTACCGGCGCTACGGCGTCCAGGGCGGTGACGCCGGTGGGTTCGTCTCCGCCCAGCTGGGCCGGATCGCCCCGGACCGGGTGGTCGGCGTCCACCTCAACGGCCCGTTCTTCTTCCCCTCCTGGGACGACGACCCCGGGGAGCAGGCGACGTGGTCCGCGACCGACCGGGAGCGCCTGGCGGTGCTGACCGACCCCGGTGGGGAACGCTTCGGGTACGCCGCGATGCAGTCGACCCGCCCGCAGACCCTGGCGTACGGGATGCACGACTCGCCGGTCGCCCTGCTGGCCTGGATCGTCGACCTGTTCCAGCAGTTCACCGACCCGTCCCGGGCGCTGCCCGAGGACGCCGTGGACCGGGACACGCTGCTGACCAACGTCACGCTCTACTGGCTGACCGGGACGTTCGCCTCGTCGGTCCGGCTGTACCGGGAGTCCGCGCAGTGGGGCGCCCAGCCGCCGAACTCCGGCGTGCCCACCGGATGCGCCGTGTTCCCGGGTGACCTGACCGTGCGGGCGCTCGCCGAACGGCAGCACACGATCGTGCACTGGTCGGAGTTCGACCGGGGCGGGCACTTCGCCGCGCTGGAGGCACCGGACCTCTTCGTCGCCGACGTCCGCGCGTTCTTCCGTCCGCTGCGCTGA
- a CDS encoding helix-turn-helix transcriptional regulator, producing the protein MIDGAGRLLALLSLLQARRDWSGTELAARLGVTTRTVRRDVTRLRELGYPVHAAPGTAGYRLGAGRALPPLLLDDEEAVAVAVGLRTAAIGSVTGMEEASLRALGKLEQVLPARLRHRVAALHRTTVRADSAGAGVDPAALLAVAEACHRHERLRFAHTGADGKVSVRSVEPQRLVSHGRHWYLVAWDVDRDDWRCFRLDRMEPRTPTGPRFAPRADPDGDVVAYLNQRLSTWAWPVRATVVLDEPAATVAARIWPGMGVVEAVDAHRCRLHVGAENANDLVWMVTSLGVGFTVVDGPPDLTTALRAHAARCLRAVDPAW; encoded by the coding sequence GTGATCGACGGTGCCGGCCGACTCCTCGCCCTGCTCTCCCTGCTCCAGGCCCGACGCGACTGGTCCGGCACGGAGCTGGCCGCCCGGCTGGGCGTCACCACCCGCACCGTGCGCCGGGACGTCACCCGCCTGCGGGAGCTGGGATATCCGGTGCACGCCGCCCCGGGCACGGCCGGGTACCGGCTCGGGGCGGGTCGCGCGTTGCCGCCACTGCTGCTCGACGACGAGGAGGCGGTCGCGGTGGCCGTCGGGCTGCGGACCGCCGCGATCGGCTCGGTGACCGGGATGGAGGAGGCCTCGCTGCGGGCGCTGGGCAAGCTCGAACAGGTGCTGCCGGCCCGGCTGCGTCACCGGGTGGCGGCGCTGCACCGGACCACGGTGCGGGCCGACAGCGCCGGAGCGGGGGTCGACCCGGCCGCGCTGCTGGCCGTCGCCGAGGCCTGCCACCGCCACGAGCGGTTGCGCTTCGCCCACACCGGGGCGGACGGGAAGGTGTCGGTACGGTCGGTCGAACCGCAGCGCCTGGTCAGCCACGGCCGGCACTGGTACCTGGTCGCCTGGGACGTGGACCGGGACGACTGGCGCTGTTTCCGGCTGGACCGGATGGAGCCCCGGACGCCGACCGGCCCCCGGTTCGCTCCCCGCGCGGACCCGGACGGCGACGTGGTGGCGTACCTGAACCAGCGGCTGTCGACGTGGGCCTGGCCGGTGCGGGCCACCGTCGTGCTGGACGAGCCCGCCGCCACGGTCGCCGCGCGCATCTGGCCGGGCATGGGCGTGGTCGAGGCGGTCGACGCCCACCGCTGCCGGCTGCACGTCGGTGCGGAGAACGCCAACGACCTGGTCTGGATGGTCACCTCGCTGGGGGTCGGCTTCACGGTGGTCGACGGACCGCCCGACCTCACCACCGCCCTGCGCGCCCACGCGGCGCGGTGCCTGCGCGCGGTCGACCCGGCGTGGTGA
- a CDS encoding DNA polymerase beta superfamily protein — protein MADAGLPTGVDLAAVVGEQPYPLLFATVSGAHLYGFPSQDSDVDLRGVHLLPVADLIGLAEPTETRTAMWHRDGVELDLVTHDLRKFVRLMLRRNGYVLEQLLSPLVVHTSPAHAALVELAPAALTRHHGHHYRGFAATQRRLFDRTGELKPLLYTFRALLTGVHLMRAGRLRTHLPTLWEVESAPAYLTDLVAAKQAAEHGALGDVVPRATLDRDLDVLTARLEQAREDSALPDQPSGTRDLDALVVGARLAAFAG, from the coding sequence CTGGCCGACGCCGGACTGCCCACCGGCGTGGACCTGGCGGCCGTGGTGGGGGAACAGCCGTACCCGCTGCTCTTCGCCACCGTCTCCGGCGCCCACCTGTACGGTTTCCCGTCCCAGGACTCCGACGTGGACTTGCGGGGCGTGCATCTGCTGCCGGTCGCCGACCTGATCGGTCTGGCCGAGCCGACGGAGACCCGGACCGCGATGTGGCACCGGGACGGCGTCGAACTGGACCTGGTCACCCACGACCTGCGCAAGTTCGTACGGTTGATGCTGCGCCGCAACGGCTACGTGCTGGAGCAACTGCTCTCCCCGCTGGTGGTGCACACCTCTCCGGCGCACGCGGCGTTGGTCGAGCTGGCACCGGCGGCGCTCACCCGGCACCACGGTCACCACTACCGTGGGTTCGCGGCCACCCAGCGACGGCTGTTCGACCGGACCGGCGAGCTGAAGCCGCTGCTGTACACCTTCCGGGCCCTGCTGACCGGCGTCCACCTGATGCGGGCCGGCCGGCTGCGCACCCACCTGCCGACCCTGTGGGAGGTCGAGTCGGCCCCGGCCTACCTGACCGACCTGGTCGCGGCGAAGCAGGCCGCCGAGCACGGCGCGCTCGGTGACGTCGTGCCGCGCGCCACGCTCGACCGGGACCTCGACGTGCTGACCGCCCGGCTGGAGCAGGCCCGGGAGGACAGCGCGCTGCCCGACCAGCCGTCCGGCACCCGGGACCTCGACGCCCTGGTGGTCGGGGCCCGGCTGGCGGCGTTCGCCGGATGA
- a CDS encoding DNA polymerase beta superfamily protein, whose protein sequence is MTAGSTDRLVDEHTILQVVVGSRAFGLATTGSDTDRRGVYALPAAAFWPLTKPATHHEGPLPEQLRWEVERVCVLGLAANPNVLEVLHSPLVETCTPLGAELRDLTPAFLSRRVADTYLRYATAQFAKAERGIERSGAPVWRHVMHLIRLLTAGGHLVRTGELVLDVGDDRDRLLALKAGELPWDEVMRWRELLTDRLVAGLEHSPLPVEPDTDRVDRWLVSVRRRSVRGLA, encoded by the coding sequence ATGACCGCCGGGTCGACCGACCGGCTCGTCGACGAGCACACGATCCTCCAGGTGGTCGTGGGCTCCCGTGCCTTCGGTCTGGCCACCACCGGCTCGGACACCGACCGGCGGGGCGTGTACGCGCTGCCGGCGGCGGCATTCTGGCCGCTGACCAAGCCGGCGACGCACCACGAGGGACCGCTGCCGGAGCAGCTCCGCTGGGAGGTCGAGCGGGTCTGCGTCCTCGGGCTGGCCGCCAACCCGAACGTCCTGGAGGTCCTGCACTCGCCCCTGGTGGAGACCTGCACCCCGCTCGGCGCGGAACTACGTGACCTCACCCCGGCGTTCCTGTCCCGCCGGGTCGCCGACACCTACCTGCGCTACGCCACCGCCCAGTTCGCCAAGGCGGAACGGGGCATCGAGCGGTCGGGCGCACCCGTGTGGCGGCACGTCATGCACCTGATCCGACTGCTGACCGCCGGCGGGCACCTGGTGCGGACCGGAGAGCTGGTGCTCGACGTGGGGGACGACCGGGACCGCCTGCTGGCGCTCAAGGCGGGGGAGCTGCCCTGGGACGAGGTCATGCGCTGGCGGGAGCTGCTCACCGACCGGCTGGTCGCCGGGCTGGAGCACAGCCCGCTGCCGGTCGAGCCCGACACCGACCGGGTGGACCGGTGGCTGGTCTCGGTGCGCCGCCGGTCCGTACGGGGGCTCGCGTGA
- a CDS encoding SGNH/GDSL hydrolase family protein translates to MSYRTLLASIVTVATATMLVPSTAVAAVPTSARMVALGDSITRAAVADGTQNAQPQNSWSTGTSTAVDSHLRRLEAYGVDMTGGNYAKGGDRSTHLATQATNALANTDADYVTILIGGNDICYASTPAGTTSPDTFEANVRRALDIIRAENPDTRVLLASVPSMMSLYRIGRDNFLIRARWSLIGICPVMLANPTDTSSAANERRAAVEARVDEYNQRLAKLAAEHGNVFYDNGAVHNTSFTSSDLSILDGFHPSLSGQNKIAQVTWNEAVRQGVFDVD, encoded by the coding sequence ATGTCCTACCGGACTCTCCTCGCCAGCATCGTGACGGTCGCGACCGCCACGATGCTGGTGCCGTCGACCGCGGTCGCGGCAGTGCCGACCAGCGCACGGATGGTCGCGCTCGGCGACTCGATCACCCGGGCCGCCGTCGCCGACGGCACCCAGAACGCCCAACCCCAGAACTCCTGGTCCACCGGTACGAGCACCGCTGTCGACTCGCACCTGCGGCGGCTGGAGGCGTACGGGGTCGACATGACCGGCGGCAACTACGCCAAGGGCGGCGACCGCTCGACGCACCTGGCCACCCAGGCGACCAACGCCCTTGCCAACACCGACGCCGACTACGTGACCATCCTGATCGGCGGCAACGACATCTGCTACGCCTCCACTCCTGCCGGCACCACCTCGCCCGACACCTTCGAGGCGAACGTGCGGCGCGCGCTCGACATCATCAGGGCCGAGAATCCGGACACGCGGGTCCTGTTGGCCTCGGTGCCGAGCATGATGTCGCTCTACCGGATCGGCCGGGACAACTTCCTCATCCGGGCACGCTGGTCCCTGATCGGCATCTGCCCGGTGATGCTGGCCAACCCGACCGACACCTCCTCCGCCGCGAACGAACGCCGCGCTGCGGTCGAGGCCCGGGTCGACGAGTACAACCAGCGGCTGGCCAAGCTCGCCGCGGAGCACGGCAACGTGTTCTACGACAACGGCGCGGTGCACAACACCTCGTTCACCTCGTCCGACCTGTCGATTCTCGACGGCTTCCACCCGTCGCTCAGCGGGCAGAACAAGATCGCCCAGGTCACCTGGAACGAGGCGGTCCGGCAGGGCGTCTTCGACGTCGACTGA